CACCGCATCGGCGCGCCCGCGCCGACTCGCCCCGCGCCGACTCCCCCCGCGCCGACAGGCGTCCCCCGGCCCGCCGCGTCCGCCCCCGACGTCGCGGTGGCCCCTGCCGCGCCGGCGCGCGGCACCTCGACGGGCTCCCCCGACACTGCCGACCCCTACACCGCCGACCCCGACACCGCCGACCGGGTCGCCGATCGTCCCGACGCCGCGCCCGTCCAGCCACCCGTCCAGCCACCCGTCCAGCCGCCTGTCCAGGCTGCGGACCCGACCCCGGTGCCCCCGACGACCCCTCCCGTCGACCCGGCCGAGCGCTCGTTCGGCCCCGAGCCGGAGCGGCCGGCGTGGGACCCCGGCGAGGACCTGCTGCCCTACGAGGAGGTCGACGACCTCGACAGCGACCTGCCGGTGCGGGGCAAGGCGTGGATCGGGTGGGTCGTCGGCGCCCTGCTGCTGGTGGGTCTGGCCTTCCTGCTCCTCCAGGTCCTCAGCACCGACGGCGACGACGCCGCGGGCGACCGGGCGACGAGCAGCGCCTCGGCCGACCCCTCCGCGCCCGGCGCGGGCGGAGGCGACAGCGACGACGAGGGCGAGGAGCCCGCCAAGGCGCGCAACCTCGCCCGGGGTGCCACCTTCGAGGTCCCCGGCACCGCGCCCCCGACGACCGACCTCGACGGCAACCTCGTCGCCTACGAGGCCGACCAGATGGGCGACGGGAAGCCGGGCACGGCGTGGCGCACGGCCGGCGACGCGACAGGTCAGTCCATCACGATCACCCTGCCCGAGCCGGCCGTCGTCACCCGCGTGGGGCTCATCAACGGCTACGCCAAGACCGTGGCGGGCGTCGACTGGTATCCCAACAACCGGCGCACGGTCGCGGTCCGGTGGGGCTTCGACGACGGCTCTTCGGTCGAGCAGGTGCTGGCCGAGCGACCGGGGATGCAGTGGCGCGACGTGCCCCCGGTGGAGACCTCGACGCTCACCCTCACGCTCGTCGACGTGACGTCGCCCGGCCCGGGCAGCCTCGGGCGCGACTACACCGCGATCAGCGAGGTCGGCATCAGGGGGCGGCCAGCCGGCTGAGCACCGCGGCCGCACGCTCGGCGTCCTCGCGCGAGATGTCGAGGTGGGTCACCAGCCGCACCGCGCGCGGTCCCACGGCCGCGATGCGCACGCCCTCCGCGGCCGCTCGCTCGACGAACGACACGGCGTCGGGCCGCTCGACGACCACGATGTTGGTGTCCACGGCCGCGGGGTCGAGCCCGAGCGCCTCGCCCAGCAGGCGGGCGTGCGCGTGGTCCTCGGCCAGGCGCTCGACGTGGTGGTCGAGGGCGTACGCACCTGCCGCGGCCAGCACGCCGACCTGGCGCATCCCGCCGCCCATGCGCTTGCGGCGCACCCGCGCCGTCGCGATCGCGTCGGCCGAGCCCACCATGAGCGAGCCGATGGGCGCCCCGAGGCCCTTGGACAGGCACACCGCGAGCACGTCGGCGATGCGCCCGTAGTCGGCGAGCGGCGTCCCGGTCGCCACGTGGGCGTTCCAGACCCGCGCGCCGTCGAGGTGGACCTTCGTCCCGGTCTCGTCCGCCCACGCACGCAGCGCGCGCAGGTCGTCGATCGGCAGCACCGTGCCGCCGGCGAAGTTGTGGGTGTTCTCCACCGACACGGCCGCGGTGCGCACGAAGAACGGGCCCATGTCGGGGGCGTACATCGTCTCGATCGCGGCGAGGTCGACCTGTCCGCGCGGGTGGGTCCAGGTGCGCATCGTGAGGCCGGTGATCGCCCCGTGCGCGCCGAGCTCGGCCCGCGCGATGTGGGCGGACGACTCGCACAGCACCTCCTCGCCCGGGGCCACGACGCTCGCCACGGCCAGCACGTTGGCCATCGAGCCGGTGGGCGTGAACATCGCCGCCTCGTGCCCGAACGTGGACGCGACCCGCTCCTCGAGCGCCGCGACCGTCGGGTCCTCGCCGTAGACGTCGTCGCCCACCTCGGCGCGGGCCATCGCCGCGCGCATCGCGTCGGACGGGCGGGTCAGGGTGTCGGAGCGCAGGTCGATCACGCGCCGAACCTACCCCCCTCCGCCCCACTGCCCGGAGACGAGTGCCCCACCCGTGGAGCCGTCAGGCCTTGCGGAGCATCTCCGCGACGAGGAACGCGAGCTCCAGGGACTGGACCCGGTTGAGCCGCGGGTCGCAGACCGACTCGTAGCGGTGGGACAGGCCCACCTCGTCGATCTCCTCGCCGCCGCCGACGCACTCGGTGACGTCGTCGCCGGTGAGCTCGACGTGGACCCCGCCGGGCCAGGTGCCGAGGCTGCGGTGGACGTCGAAGAAGCCCTGCACCTCCTCGATGACGTCGTCGAAGCGACGGGTCTTGTAGCCGGAGGAGGCCTCGAAGGTGTTGCCGTGCATGGGGTCGCAGACCCACGCGACGTTGAGGCCCTCGGCGCTGACCTTCTCCACCAGGGCGGGCAGGCCCTCGCGGATCCTGCCGGCGCCGAAGCGGGTGATGAACGTCAGCCGGCCGGGCGTGTTGTCCGGGTTGAGCCGCGCGGCGTAGGCCAGGGCGTCGTCGGGCGTCGTGGTCGGACCGAGCTTGATGCCGATGGGGTTCTTGATCCTCGAGAGCAGCTCGACGTGCGGCCCGTCGAGCTGGCGGGTGCGCTCACCGATCCACACGAAGTGCGCCGAGACGTTGTAGGGCAGGTCGGTGCGCGAGTCGATGCGGGTGAGGGCCTGCTCGTACTCCAGCAGCAGCGCCTCGTGACTGGAGTGGAAGTCGACGCGGTGGAACTCGTCGGGGTCGGCGCCGATCGCCTGCATGAAGGTCAGCGCCCGCTCGATCTCGTCGGCCACCGCCTCGTAGCGCCGGCCGAACGGCGAGCTCTGCACGAAGTCGGTGTTCCAGGTGTGCACCTGGCGCAGGTCGGCGTAGCCACCGGTCACGAACGCGCGGACCAGGTTGAGCGTCGCTGCCGAGGAGTTGTAGACCTCGACCAGGCGCTGCGGGTCGGGGATGCGGGCCTCGGGGGTGAAGTCGTAGCCGTTGACGGCGTCGCCGCGGTAGGCCGGCAGCGTCACGTCGCCGCGGGTCTCCTCGTCGGAGCTGCGGGGCTTGGCGTACTGCCCGGCGAGCCGGCCCAGCTTCACGACCGGCACCGAGGCGGCGTAGGTCAGCACGACCGCCATCTGCAGCAGCACCCGCAGCTTGTTGCGGACGTTGTCGGCGGTGACGCCGGCGAAGGTCTCCGCGCAGTCGCCGCCCTGGAGCAGGAACGCCTCGCCGCGGGAGACCGCGGCGATCTTGTCGGTGAGGTCGTCGCACTCACCCGCGAAGACCAGCGGCGGCGCGGTCCTCAGTCGGGCCACGGCCGCGTCGACCGCCCCGGCGTCGGGGTAGGTCGGCTGCTGGCGGGGCCCGAGCGCGTGCAGCTGCTCGAGGGTGGGGATGGCGCTCACGCGACAAGGGTACGGCGACGCCGCCTCCCTGCCCGAACCGTGACCGAACCCTGAACGGGTGACCCACGGCACGGACGTCACCGGGCGGGGCTCAGCCCCGCGGGACCAGCACGCCCTCGGCGTCGTCGACGCGCACGCCCCCCGCGCGGGTGCGGCTCGCCACCAGGGTGCCGGTGACGATCGAGCGAGGGGGGTAGGAGATCTGCGCCGGCGCTCCCTGGCGCGAGGTGGTCCAGAGCCGGGAGTCGAAGCCGACCGTGCCGCGGAACTGGCGGTTCTCGAGGACGAGCCGCTCGGCCGTGGCCTGCCCCACCACGTAGGACGCCTCGCCGCGGTAGAACAGGGAGCCGTGCGACACCTCGAGGACGCCGTCGCGCTGGCGGACAGTCTGGTCGTGCACCTCACCACTGAGGTAGACGTCGACTCCCCCGTCGACCATCGTGCGCCACAGGTCGGACGAGCGGCCCTTCTCGTAGACCAGGTGGGTGGAGTTGCGCACCCGCACCGCACCGGGCATCGGCGTGTGGGCCTGCACCATCACCCACGGCACGTCGTCGCGCTCGGCGCGCCGGAGCACCCCGGCCAGCCAGCGGAGCTGGGCGGGGTCGACCGACACGTGCACGTCGCCGCCGCGGCGCTCGAAGACGTCGA
The sequence above is drawn from the Nocardioides sp. zg-1228 genome and encodes:
- a CDS encoding GntG family PLP-dependent aldolase; amino-acid sequence: MIDLRSDTLTRPSDAMRAAMARAEVGDDVYGEDPTVAALEERVASTFGHEAAMFTPTGSMANVLAVASVVAPGEEVLCESSAHIARAELGAHGAITGLTMRTWTHPRGQVDLAAIETMYAPDMGPFFVRTAAVSVENTHNFAGGTVLPIDDLRALRAWADETGTKVHLDGARVWNAHVATGTPLADYGRIADVLAVCLSKGLGAPIGSLMVGSADAIATARVRRKRMGGGMRQVGVLAAAGAYALDHHVERLAEDHAHARLLGEALGLDPAAVDTNIVVVERPDAVSFVERAAAEGVRIAAVGPRAVRLVTHLDISREDAERAAAVLSRLAAP
- a CDS encoding 3-deoxy-7-phosphoheptulonate synthase class II, translated to MSAIPTLEQLHALGPRQQPTYPDAGAVDAAVARLRTAPPLVFAGECDDLTDKIAAVSRGEAFLLQGGDCAETFAGVTADNVRNKLRVLLQMAVVLTYAASVPVVKLGRLAGQYAKPRSSDEETRGDVTLPAYRGDAVNGYDFTPEARIPDPQRLVEVYNSSAATLNLVRAFVTGGYADLRQVHTWNTDFVQSSPFGRRYEAVADEIERALTFMQAIGADPDEFHRVDFHSSHEALLLEYEQALTRIDSRTDLPYNVSAHFVWIGERTRQLDGPHVELLSRIKNPIGIKLGPTTTPDDALAYAARLNPDNTPGRLTFITRFGAGRIREGLPALVEKVSAEGLNVAWVCDPMHGNTFEASSGYKTRRFDDVIEEVQGFFDVHRSLGTWPGGVHVELTGDDVTECVGGGEEIDEVGLSHRYESVCDPRLNRVQSLELAFLVAEMLRKA